The DNA window TCTTATCATCACGAAATTTTATATTCCCCTATACCAGTGTCGAATCATTAATGGAATCGCAACAACTAGTGTAACTTTCTGAAGACTCTATTGCAAGTTCCACCTGAGTTATTGCATTATCTTCATTCGGAATCACATTGGAATTCATAACACAATTATCTAGGAATTTCTATGTGCACTAATTTATAATGTGTTAAACCACCCGTTTTTCTATGTACACTACTTTTTTAACTGGTTAACTGGCTTAACATTTATAACATGTTAAACCGCCAGTTTTTCTATGTGCACtaattttttaaatggttaaCTAATTTTTATCCCGATTTTTTCTTAGGCTGATTCACAGAGGAAATGGATCGAATCTATACGCAGTTTTATTGAACTAGTCGATTTGTTTCAGTTTTAATCACATTGAATAAAACTAGTGTGTACTctaattttgtccaattttagtgtttccttttattttatataaggaCTCAATGCATAAACATAAagcactcttttttttttaaaaacaataaaaatagggaataaaatgaattaatttttttagagattacattaaaattttgtaaatatgtaaaaattaaaaatatattaaaaacctAAAAGAAATATTCACCAATAATTTGAAAGACTAAGAAAATGTTCAtactaattatttataaaaataaagcaTTTAACTAATTTGTTCTCGTATGaaataaacatattttatttaaatgacTAATGAAATTTATAAGAGATAAGTATAAAGGATAACCATAAACAACTTTCAAACAAATATTAAGTTGTATCAACTTCATATTTAATTAACACACatattttataagagaaaatAGAAACATTCTCTGATTTCCAAATGATCCAGTGCGTGAAACCATATCCAAACATTGTGGTTGATACCATTGCGTGTGAAACCACGTCCAAACATTGTTGTTGGTATCAACCATCAAGTGGACTGTAAAAATAGTTTATATCACTACAAATCTTTTGGAAATCCCGTGTAGGTTAACTGCAGcttaactataaaaaaaaatatatatattatttaatcacAATTTAAGTGTAATAAATATTTTGAGATTTTACTTAACCGTTGTTTAATCTGCCTAAATTTTAAGCTTTGTGTGATAATTCCGTATTGCACGCTCTTAAATACCATCTTGAAAGCAACACATTGATGACCTTAGTTTGGATATTCCACCTGACTGATATCTTAAAGAAACttgcaaaggtatattcttttcTAGTTTGTCCTTACGTACTATGTGAAATAAGTCTTCGGAAAATTGGTTACAATAATATAGTCAATAACATTTTAGACTGCAAAGAATAATAATTTCCAATTCATCTTCAAAAAAGCCCACacaccattttttttaaaattgaaagtaACCCTATTAATTTTAGACTTAAAACCAATCAAACATCATCATTAACACTCTCAAACCAATCCGAATTCCGCTACTAATTGATTTAGAAAATAGAGGTGCATGAATTCCTCATTGCTCTACCTAAAAATCACTTTAAAATTATATATGTGACTGGTTCAGTTTTTTAATAACATTCTAAAATGTCAGCcgatctgattgttataaacaaaCATAGGTCAGCTAGCTATTATTGACTATAACTTGGaacacaaaaacaaaactataaaaatattaatataaccaATTTCTTCAAGGACCCGCTTCAGATAgataacattttttattaataataaatatatacttTGCTTTCACAGGATCAAACATACATCACTCATCTATTATATAATGTATTGTGCAATGGACTAATACTTACACGCATTTGCATACTTTATCAAACACAAAAATCGCTAAAACAAAAGAGCAAAAGTAGTCACAAACTAGGAATGGATTTAGCACAAATACTACACATGAATGGAGACGTAGAAGAAGCAAGCTATGCAAACAATTCTTTAATTCAGAGAGAGGCAATTTCTTTGGCAACATCTTCAAGAGTTAAAGCTATAACAAATCTATATTGCAGTTTGAGCCCTAGAAGTTTAGCAATTGCGGATTTTGGTTGCTCTTCAGGACCAAACACTTTATTGGTGACCTCAGAAGTTATTAAGGTTGTTGAAAAACTTTGTCAAGAGTTGAATCATCAATCTCCAGAATATAAGGTTTTTTTAAACGATTTATCGGGAAATGACTTCAACAGCATATTCAAATCTCTTGACACATTCAAAGAAAAACTACGCGATGAAATAGAAACTGAAATAGGTCCTTGCTACTTCTTTGGTGTTCCGGGTTCCTTTTATGGAAGAATTTTTCCTAACCAGAGTTTGCATTTGGTCCATTCTTCATATAGCCTTCATTGGCTATCTAAGGTTTGTTTATGTTAGTTATCTCTCTTTTTGTATGCTAGTTGAATTTCTATGGTACTACTTAATCAACTTTTCACTCCACTccaatttaaataattttgatttttgtgTTTAAATAGGTTCCAACGGGTGTAGATAATAATAAGGGCAACATTTACCTATCGAACACAACCCCGTCAAATGTTTTCAAGGCTTATTACGAGCAATTTCATATAgatttctctctttttctcaaGTGTCGTGCGCAAGAATTAGTTGAAGGAGGTTGCATGATTCTAATACTTATAAGCGAAGGATCTTCTTACGGTTGGGAGCTTCTGTCTAAAGCTATTGATGATATGGTCGTGCAGGTAAACTATATATATACTGATCCATTATTCAACATTGAAGGCATTAGTTTGACAATATTAATATGAATTATGCAAATTGTGTTGTACTAGGGAATCATTGAAGAAGAGAAACTCAATACTTTTAACCTTCCAAACTATTTTCCATCTTCATCTGAAGTGAAATTGGAAGTTGAAACTGAAGGATCATTTTCCATCAATCAAATGGAGGTTTCAGAAGTAAATTGGCATGTTCCTGAACCTGATATGGTTGAATCAGTAGTAAAAACCACGAAGGCTATACTTGAACCTTTGTTAATTAGTCATTTTGGAGAAGGTGTCACTAAAGAGATATTTGAGcattttagaaaaatattaacAAGTGGGATATCCAAAGAGAGAGCTAAGATGATAAATCTTACCATAACGTTGACTAAAAATTAAACCATGAGCAAATCATTTTGTTGTCACAAAATGTTTGTATTTTCTCTGATTAGATTATGTGTAATAAACAAGAGGTTGATACAATTTATTCTTTGTCATGGAACTGGTTTATGGTAGACCTCgtgtatttttttatatattttttgtgagtGGATAGTAGAACCTTACTAATGCTTAATTAGATAATGGTAATATTTATCTTTACCTTTCTTGCTTTTTGGTTCTTAATTCTCTTTGTATTGAGTTTTGGTTACCCTTTATATACTTACCCAAGTTTATAGGTGCAAGTTAGTATGATGAAGTTAAGAAGTTAATCCATCATGGTGAACTACTAAAACACATATTGTAATAGGTCAAACAGGTTTTCTATCAATTTACACAATTGTCCAATAACTTCTTTGATtacttttgtatttttataatttatataaaacctcaattaattataaaattatttattagctcatttatttaaatataaatcataaaaatatatgttttctttaaaagaaaaataggatattattttaaaaaatgtaaagtagaaaaaatgttagaaattatacagattaaaaaataatatttctcataaaaaaacaatatcgcctataatattaaaaagaaattaatattatCTAATTAGTAAATGATAGGTCAAAGCATTATTAAttctataaataaataatggtaatAGAAATTATACAGTAAAATATAGTGAATTTAGTTAATGTGTTTATCTAATTTTGTGCATTAATATTTTCATCTAACTTATAAAGTTTTGTATTTCATTCATTTTGGCATATGACAATCCACTATTGTTgttatatctataatataaaaaaaagttaattgttCTCGAAATACCATATCTAccccttttttttaattatgtcacATCCTAATTTTTGGGTTAAAATTGGtccaattaattatttttctaaccAATTATGCTatttgtaaactcggtttttttgtGAACTGactccttctctttttttttttgatttttttatttttgcaagagtcgccaccgacttttattttgtccaatatttaggaaaggcataaaagaacagaaaaaagaccttttgatagattttgggttcggggggttggttatacaaatggaaggttttaagcaccctttgtatccatggttatccatgggctcttaattgtttagctcacttttgtttaaatgctttattgatttgaaaatagaagaagtgaagatggacaataggtcacataggtctaagatctttcctatgcatttaatacttttcttaaatgatggtatgattaaaaaaagagtaataagagggaaaatcatagaggtgcaagtgtgcaaagtgctttttttttagttttatcttgattattaatgttttagctcaaaggtaaaaatatggtccaagtgggcaaaaggaagatgacggaaacataaacaatgcgtccaaatggacaaagaaaaaatagcggaaacataaataatatgtccaaatggacaaagaaaaatagcggaaacataaataatacgtccaaatggacaaagaaaaaatagcaaaaatataaataatatgtccaaatgaacaaagaaaaaatagcagaaatataaataatatgtccaaatggataaagaaaaaatagcagaaatataaataatatgtccaaatggacaaagaaaaaatagcagaaatataaataatatgtttaaatggacaaagaaaaaataacataaacataaatatgatgaatgataaaataaagtataaagcaagaaatataaagaacaatataataaaatgcggaatttaaagttaattgttagtatgttagcacgcgaatcatcttgaagctagtcaagtatatccacgatgttagtgaagatgatggtgagtgaatgatgatctcggatttaaagttaatgaaaatttatcagaagcttgatagaatcatagcgactacacgataaatttccaaaagtcttaaatcaactgcatacaatctctgccatatttaatcttgtattctgattcgggacaaaggaaaaagataagaaataatatcaaataatatacaaaaataaatataaaacaaattaaacttaattcattctttttgtgatttttttggaattgattttaagttaattaacaagctaattaaacaaataattatacaaataattaaacttaacaagaaaaatattattttatatgtcaaaaactagattataaaaaatataaacctaaatctaaaaggaaaatatttttggagttttttgattggttgaaaataattttaaaaagcaatgtttacataattactaattaattaagcaaaataaattaattatgaaaagaaataaaatatttttatgttaaaaattaaataaacattttatcaacttaaaactaaaattaaaacattttttttgagaaattgaaaatatgcataaatatggagtttttaattcatgaactcctaacactactacatattaaaaattacattgtacttactctatgatgtcccaagagtggaatagagtgattgaaattgattgaaagtgactatttgaatgagccttgatttttacaagtttcttgaaacttttgcaaaaatataaacttaagctatgactttgtggtgattgttgttgttctttgtgttcctccccctttttttcctctccttgaatgaagaaaatgaagctctatttataggcaaagagatatgatcataaagccttgcaagtggaaattgtcatgattgattttgtggaaaaagaatggaatattcttttatgctaggttaaaaaacttaaccatagtttaatcactcaagtattattctcttcaatcttgcaataatatctttaagcatcttgaattggtcttgattggcaaccataagcatctttgataatatctttgaattatctcactttaattaaactttaaatgaataaaatttaattaaaaatgaaataaaaatgtcatgaatcatggatatgttgtgaatatctttaaacatatgagagtcaagattgaatcacaaaagaattggcctttttgaaaaaaaaatcaaattttggtcattacttgtttcatgcatttttccaaaaaaggtcaacttcatcaacgcatatctccctcaattttgatcctatgaaagtgttcttttactttttggaaagcccaagatgtcctctacaagccactttggaagcgtttttgcatttggagaagttattttgatgatatgggctttgacaaaaaactgctttttgttgactttgaaaatgacctgtaatgttttggcttatatctcttaggcggaagcatttcttgaccttagtcccaacatcaaagttgtagagaattgaatttccttgagaatgagctttggttggaatttttctgataaattatgagagagttatggtcggtcaaagttcagttgacttttaggtaaaaaaactctaattttgcaattttgagttttgtcgatttctgaacttttcttgatgaattatgatcaaccattgatcacatgatgaatcttttgacaaaatatggatgttgacaaaaaattgcatttttgactgtctgttgactttttggtcaaattgGTCGTCTGTTGtctgtttgagctgttgattgtgcgtccgagcgaatcgaagtttgaaaatttgtctggtggtactttgagacatatggagatccatgaaatctatttgaggtctcaaaaactcgttctcttggaaaaaaaaacaaaaaccctagttagggactgtttgtgtaggagacagttaggcgtacctgatttttgtgcagtgttgagtctctgttgatcacgtgattatcagaagacttctagaacaaaatcttggaaatttgaagtgcgaaaaattgatttgactgatggtagcaacacggagaattgcgctgatatcgggtttgactggtaactagttgtccgggtattaacgtaacagttaaaagtgaaaacttaacagttaaagttgattttttctttttgtttttgttgtgttaatggtgaaaaatttatttacctgagctgttagaaaaacacaaacataataaataaataaaatatactgtacgcgaacgaaattaccgataataaccttgaaaaaatatttaatgcacagaaaaataaatatttaacacacataatattatcttgataattaaactaccgtacgacagatagtacaacatttaatactaacagtacaaatattacataatataatgaacagtacgacaaataaaataaacggtacactatttgaaagcgaaagatacaacaaactttaaaaatgacgattaaaaacccatgctataaataacaacatatagatgaacgggagtgtaagcaacccaggtccacatttttcaggactatgcagacagaaaaaggacatgatcaccaccaaaacagtgatgaccataagaaaaaacgtatccatccactttgccatttttgtcggggaagaagagaaaataattatgagatagaagtttgagaaatttgggagatgagtgaaatttgatgtgagaatttatggaaaaaatgtggagtatttatagagtgaaaagagagagatagagacgttgggaatggaatcgtaccgtttgaatagtagtaggatttgaagaaaaaaaagtatggtaggtttttgaaaagaaaaggggtatagaataaagttaggatttgatttgaaagaaagagatttgaaaagaaaggaagatatttgaaaagaaagaaaaaataataatatagtataaaaataaaaattagtgggaaataaaaccaataataatttaattgttaccagtataatctaaccccggactccgcgcctgcaaattttaattctgtaccaactgcgtcagcattatttatctgaaaataaagctgaaataaacagtgtatgaagtgataaacagtatttggcgtttatgtaagaataaatttaacagcgaaccaaaatactgtataaaaaattctaaaaattgagtattcataaaatcaggatatttatgaaataaaaatccaagattgtataaaactccaaatttttagacagaagtctgttgacttctttttcaaaagaaaagaactcggtcgaattttggggtataacaataatgatcataacacttagaaaatgatgggatctcagaggtcaaaaattggggtgcaacactattAAGTTCTCAGAATTCACATctcttatttttctaaaaaaaaaaatgatgctATTAAGTTGAAATTGAAGTACAGTTTTTCATTTTTCTATATAATAAGTTCAGCTTCAACTACCTTTATGAATTGTTTCACACAAATTTCTTATGGATTTTTTATTTATGGTTTCAATCAAACCATGACTCtttcaaatcaatcaaacccAAAATAATCATTTCTTTGCCTCAAAGATGATCTTAGCAAGAAGTTCTGAAAAACATTTCATACTTCCTTAGtatcgaattctacaagagtagtagaggtACACAAATTATTTTTCAGGTGAAAAACATTCGAGTGAAAAACATTTGATCTTCGTATGTGGAGGTGTTGTTTGCATCGTCGCGAAATGGACAGGGTGTCTTTCGTTTATGAGAATGTTTTGAAGTCGCGTGAGGGCGAAAAAGATAGTTTGATGACTTGAGATTGATTTTAGAGTTTTTATGAAGAAGGTGAGACTAACCAAGTTTTAAGGGTCTTTAATGGAATCCAAGCACTCAAACAACAGCTTAAAACAGAAATCGTCTACATGCTTTAATGAACAATTTGAACAAGTACATCCAAACCCTTCTTGATTCCTCCATTATGGACCAAACTTGACTCgattatttaatgtgttttgaatatttttaattatgaaaaagaagtttgaaaagaactTGGTGTTGATTAAGGTTTATTGAATTGAATTGAGAAATTGACTTGGGTTTGAGATAAGGTTATTGAATGACAACACAAAAGCGACTTATTTGAAGCGAGTGGATACAAATCAatggatttatttattttttaaaaacgccATCACTAGTGTAAAaacaacaatataattttaaaatttacacccgatatactaaaaacgggtgtaaataagaaatatggtggcaattttgtaaatataaTGTCATTTTAACTAATAGCACGTGagaatttacaccctattttaaaaataatgggtgtaaattaaaaatattattatcaaaTCCCAATTACTCCCGTTAAATTTAAAACGGGTGtgaatttaaattgattaaaaaaataatttaattttattactcaaaatattaatattattctaAACACATTTACAAACcggaaaattcttaggtggacacatacctaagaaattgttttacacataatcaatcacagaattttaattaattaaaaaaataaatactaatttttctctctccttcataatctcaaccaccccatgaatccaattaaaattaaaataaatttaaaaaacactctttcttattggttgtgcctaagaatgtggatttagggtcgtgtccatgcaagaattgcttTTACAAACCACAATCTATTTTATTAACTCACTTTTTAACtacctattttatatatttactcTTAAAACTATTGATTTCTTCAAACTTGAATCTAAACCCGACAAAAGTGCTTATTttccaaaaactatttttttctcTCATCTTCCTCACATAATAACAACCATACACTCAAATTCTTCATCTAGTTTTTCAGAAAAAATTGATAAAACAAACAACCAACAATCAGATTCAGTTTTTGATTTGGAATTGTTTCAATTTCGGTTTCGCGGTTCTATTTGAGATTCACGGCTATGTTTGGTATTCGCGAAGGTTTTTTGTTCAGAAACCAATTGCTACTCAGTTCTGTTTTGTTTCGAGTTTGGAGGTTTCGACTCAGTGCGGAGTTTGGATTCGAGCAGAGCTTTTTCAAGGTTCATATTTTGCATTCGAGCCAAGTtttcggtacttgtttgtttcgATTTCAAATAGAGTTTTGTTTCAGAATTTAGTTTACGTTTTCGACTCAATTATAGTTTGATTGTGATTCAATTTCAGTGCagattttggtttaaattaaaattaaagctaGTATACAACTCGTAAAGTTAAATTGGATGAGCGCTTACCAGTTCAAATGAAGAAAAATGCAGATTTTATCCTTTCTCGCAAGGTGTTCGATGAAATGTTCCAACCcgattctttcttcttttttattcagttttgattttctcttttttatttattcttggcTAATGGAAAAATGTGTtaacttttaatttcttttcagtcaaatttataattttagtagAAGAGGATTGAGATTTGATTAATTTAGAAAAAACCATACAATAGTTCAATTGTACAAGAGGAAACCCTCTTAAGAGAGGATTCTCTTTGTTCTGTTGATTCTTCAGTTTTTCAATAAAATCATTTTGGCTGTTCTTTTTTCTGATCGTGGATTCCTAACAATGATGGTGCATTTTATAATTACAGGAAATTTGAAGACTTTTTTGACGTGGACCACTTCATTGCCTTAAAGTATGATGTCCGTATTTTCCGCGATATCCCAGAATGGTTTACTGATAAAACAGAGCTATTTTCTAGTATAAGGTTTGATAGATTCTTGTCCCTTTGAGTAGGGTCTGTTGAAAATCTAAATCCCAAGCTGCTGCCAGTGATGAAGAACTATTCACATATGCACAAGGAATGTGTCATGTATCTAGTGAAAGGACTTCTTTAAGCGAAAGTGGAGGAGTAAATCTTAGCCATATAACTGTTTATGGATGGTCAAGATTGAATGTTTTTCTAATGGTCCACCATTTAAAAAGTCACATGATTTTATCTTCTGACCCCGACATTTCATGGTTCGATCTAAGGGCCAAGTTTTATTCCTCTACTAGCGTAAAGATGACCTTCTCGATATGTCTCCACCTACTCTGAAAGTAAATTGTCAGAGTTAGTCTATTTAATAACTCATTGTAGATATTTAAGTTTCATCAATTCAATGTCTACAAAGAAGTTGCTAAATGAATTAACTATGACAAAAGTTACTTTTGAACTAAGGTGGTCTCAATCATATGTGTCTGTGTGTGTGGGTAATATCAATTTGAGGGATTGATCAGTATGTCCAAAGCCAGTATCATGCTTGTTTGTTGTTATGAGGGGGGAATAAGAATAATATTATCACATTACTAGTTTACTACAGGTAATATTATGAGTTAAAGaatatatataattgaaataaagCAACTACGGCAACAAGCACATCACAAGTCTGAGTAACAGAGAGCGACATGTCAAAATCAATAGAAAAAATTGGTCTGATCTTATGGTTAGGTTCTGCACCTGCAACACATGGGGTCCTAACATCGGGGAGTGAGATGAGTAACTCCATTCATCTCTGGTTGGGGAAAGAATGGGAGAGAGTACTGAAAATGATGATAGCTACATGTTTAGAAAGTGATAAGGACTAAGTGCAGCTGCACCACTAGTGGACCACGTTTCTTGTCATTCATTTTTCTCTTTAATCTACCAACTAAGTTAGTGTTAATGAATATATCACTCCCAGAATTCATATAGTGCGATTGTAGCAGGAGTGCTTTTATTAGCAGTTGTGAGCATGGTTGTCAAAATCGGGATTTCACTCTAGATCGTTGGGGCATAAAAAAAGCGTGGATCGTAAAATCGTGAATCGGATCGTAAGATCccacaaaatcaacaaaattataaaaataactagAAAATAATAATCATTAACATAATTCCAAAATTCAAAAGATAACATAAACTAATTTAACATAATTCATAATTCCAAACAAACATAACATTTAAAATAAATCCAAAATTCCAAACATAACATAATTCATCCACAGATACACCATGCTTCCAAGCAATGTCAGTTTTGCTTCCAGAAGCATTTTTTTGAGGTTTTGGTGGTACAGATGAGGAAGCATGAACTGGAAtggaagacatggaaaaaaaaaAGGTAGAAACCGAATAGAGAAGGGAAGAGAATTAAACGTAAGATTGATGAGGGATGAATAAGGAATGAAAACAATATATAGAAAGAATTGAAGAAGGGAATAAAAggaatgattaaattaattaatgggTTGATATTTTCCATAACTGATAACCCACGTTCCTAAAAAATAGCTTTGGAGAAAGGAAACGTTTTGGCTATTAACTCAGAATACGGCTGAAAACGGCTGAAATTTAACCTAAAGGGTCACATTTCAATTTGGACCGGGTCGGGTCGAATTGGTCCAAGCTAAAAAAACGGTTCGAAATATATCTACGATGTCACGCTTTCACGATCTTACACTGCGCTCCCGCCGCTCCGCCTTCTCCTACGATCCAAGCTGCGATCCGCCGCGGAAACCTTGCTGGAACTCGTAAAATCTCACGATCTCACGATCTTCCTATAGATCTTGACAACCATGGTTGTGAGTGTTTCGTCTTTTTTAATATCATAGTCAATGTATATACATCCTaaatgaaatagaaatattttattcCATATCTAATTATTATCTCAGTTTGAGTCTATGAAGATTACTTTCTTTTACATAGAGATTTAGTTTGAAAACCGTGTTTTTTCTAACTTGTCACAAACTCACATTGTTGTAGGTTAGCAGTGAAGATGCAGTTAACATGGCTAGGACATTGGCCGTAAAAGAAAGACACGTGGTAATCTTGAAATGTCAATTTCCTACACTTAAAACAAAAAATGCCGGAGAAAACTTCAATCTTTATACATTGGATACATGATTCTTAAATAAATTGCAACAAACTGTTTGCGAATTGCAATTGGAAGTTTGATAGTTTAACTATTTTCTAG is part of the Vicia villosa cultivar HV-30 ecotype Madison, WI linkage group LG2, Vvil1.0, whole genome shotgun sequence genome and encodes:
- the LOC131647628 gene encoding S-adenosyl-L-methionine:benzoic acid/salicylic acid carboxyl methyltransferase 3-like, yielding MDLAQILHMNGDVEEASYANNSLIQREAISLATSSRVKAITNLYCSLSPRSLAIADFGCSSGPNTLLVTSEVIKVVEKLCQELNHQSPEYKVFLNDLSGNDFNSIFKSLDTFKEKLRDEIETEIGPCYFFGVPGSFYGRIFPNQSLHLVHSSYSLHWLSKVPTGVDNNKGNIYLSNTTPSNVFKAYYEQFHIDFSLFLKCRAQELVEGGCMILILISEGSSYGWELLSKAIDDMVVQGIIEEEKLNTFNLPNYFPSSSEVKLEVETEGSFSINQMEVSEVNWHVPEPDMVESVVKTTKAILEPLLISHFGEGVTKEIFEHFRKILTSGISKERAKMINLTITLTKN